DNA sequence from the Verrucomicrobiia bacterium genome:
TCCAGCGTACACCGGCCAGCAGAGCGTGCGCATCGGTGATTGGAAGGGCATCCGGCGTAATCTGGCACGCAAGGACAATCCCGATTACAAGATCGAGCTTTATGACCTAAAAACGGATCGTGCGGAAACCAAGGACGTGTCTGCTGCACATCCTGAAATCATCGCGCGCATGGAGAAGCTCATGCGGGAACAACATCGGAAATCAGCCGATTTTCCGTTCCCGGCTTTGGACAAGTTGAACTGAGAAAGGTTAAACCCGTGCGGGTTCGGATGAACCGCCGAAGAGGGCACGGATGAAGGCATTGAAACCTTTCATAAACCCGATCTCACGTACGCCAGCCAGTTCGTAAGCATTTGCTACCGCTTGTTCGTGAGAGCGATAGCGTGGGGGGAGTGTCACTACTTCATATTCGTCTTCACCAGAGGTTTTTACGATGTAGGAATTGATAAGTCCTTCGCCCACGGCGTATTCACCGACGGGTAGCACCAAAGTTTTTTCAGGCAGAATCATCCAGGGACGATAATGGAACACCATGCGTCCAGCGGCGTCCTTTACCAGCTTGCCGTAGGTGCGGATCGGGACTTTGCTGATCTCGGAGTAGAGGAAACCCCAAACTTCATTCGTCTGTGGTTTTGTGCGTGTGCGACGCAGGCTGAGCGCATCCCAGATATAGATGCTGCCCAGGGCCGTCACGCGGAAGGACCAGCCCGCGATGAAGTAAGCGATGAAAATGATGATAAGCGAGATGCCTGCACCAAGCATGGGGTCCATGAGCGAACCGCCGGTGATGAATGAGAGCAGGAACAGGCGGAAGGATTTCAACGCTGCGTCCACCGTGGTGAAGGGGCTGAGTAGGATGAGGATATTGATGGAATGCGCCGCGAGCCACACGATGACGAACGAAACCATGGCGATGGGCACAAGAATGAAATTCAGCAAGCCCGCCGGATTGATCACTGCCATGAACCACGGTGCAGCGATATTCGCATGGTCACTGGAGATGAGCGAGGGGAACACCGAGGCGACCATCGGCACGAATGCGCCTACAGCGACGAGACCGCTGATCTTGTTCTCCACCGCATCGGCGATATCCAACGGTTTCTTCAATACTGAGGGCAAGGCAGTGCCTGCCGTATCTTTCGCAAAGCAGAGGCCGACGAGCACAAACGCCGACATCCAGAACCACGGTTGTGCATACCATGAGAGACTGCCTCGGTTTTCCTTTGGCGTTTGGAAATAGGTGTAAGCACCCACGGCACTTACACCGAGCAGAGGGGAAATGGCCACGCCCGTGATGGTGGAGAGAGCCGTTGCTGCCGCCATGCCCGGCGTCTTGCTGCTGGAGTTCGTTTCCTTCTGTGCGAGAGGGGCCGGTTCCGCCTTGGTGGCTGCATAAGCGGACCAAGTGCCCGCGAGCAAAGCGGCGATCAGCGTGAAGATGATAAAACGTTTCATGGCGGGCAGTTTCAAATTACGACATCAAAACTAACGTCAGCATAATGCCTAACTCAGCCAGTTTTGGCAAACCGCTTCTAGTCTAATGCTGGAGCTGCTTTGTAATCAGCGCTTTACCGATACGATGACACGTCGGTAGGCAGTCAGAGCGGGAGAGCCATTATCTATGACTTCCAGAAGGATATGGATATCCCCTGAGGTGGCGTTTTCAGGAATGGACAGATTCGCTATAGCCAAATGGCTCTGGTCAATCTTGGCGGAGGTGTGTGTCGATGCTTCTGGATAAATCCACCATTTGTAAGTGAGCGTGTTCTGGTCAGGATCAGTGGCGGAGGCTTTCAACGCGACTGTTTCACCGGGCTTTGCTGAAAGCTTGAGAGGGGAAGTATCTTTCGCGCCATTGATTGTGATCTGGGGAGCGTGATTGGCTTCAGCAAAATCTTTCGCACACCAGTCCATGCGTGCAGCGAAATCATTTTGAAACGCCGGGCGCCAGCGCCAGACGGAGACGCGTGGTTCAGTGGTGCCATTTAGTGAGTCAGCAACGTCACGATAGATGGAGTTTGTTTCCACTTTGAAACGTCCGCCCCAGCCACCCCATTCCGGATGTGCTGCATCGCTCAATCCATTCGCGAGGAAATAAAACCATGAGGGCGTGTCGCCTTCCTTCATCGTCTTGTGTGGATTCGGTGCCGTGTAGGTCTTCATGGGATAGAGCGCACCGAGAGGTCCGTGGTTTTCTTTCACATGCTGGTTGATCCACTCAGGTGAAGTGAGTGATTCATCGCCGCCCAGATAGACGCCGCGATAAGTACCAGTGCGCTTGTCCTGGCCGGTCGGTGCTTGGGCGAGGATATACCAGAGGCCGGGAAATTCGGCGAAGATCCAGTCCACAATCTTATCCTGATCGTTGATGTCGTAGATGCGCAGTTTGCTGATGAATTTCTGGTATCCTTCCACGCCGCGATCTTTGCGCACCCTCCAGAGGGCTTGGGCAAAGTCCGTTTGTCCGCCCCAGATGCTGATGTTCAAGGGGCGCGTATCTTGTTTGTCGACCATCGCGATGAGCCAGCGGGAGCCTTCGTTGTCTTTGCCTTCACCGATGGCATCGCGGCCGCGGTTCGGATTGCCTGATTTCACAAGAGATAGCAAATGCTCGGCGGTCGGATATCTTTCAGCGTGCTTGATGAGGTTGGGTTGTACTTGCCCATAGGCATTGATGAGTTGGCGTATCAGTTCGGGCTTGGTGACTTTTTCCTTCAGTTCTCCGGGAGTGCCGGAGGCGCTGGCGATGAGTCCTTCGATCTCGAATTCGTTCGCATAGAGCAGCAGCCGAATCATGGATTGCTGGTCATCGGGATCGCCGCCGATATCCGTCAGTACGAGCAGGCGAGGTTTCGCATCAGCGGCTTGGGCCATCCAACTGAAAAGGCACAGCAGGGTGATGAGAAGAAAGCGTTTCATAAAATGTCAGGTGGTTTGCCAGAGCTTCTGCAAATAGACGACTGACTTCGGCAACACTTCATCGCCCGAACCTGAGAGTGTACGGCATTCCACTTCTATGAGGCCGCGATAGCCGAGTTGTTTCAATGCCTTGAAGCCGGGTGAAAAATTCAATGTGCCGGGACCGGGCTCCACACGAGTGTTCTCCGCCACATGCACATGCTTCGTCCAGACACCCGCTTTTGTTAAGGCGGCATCGGCGTGAAGCTCTTCCAATTGCATGTGGTAGAAATCCGCAGTAAGAGCGATGGCGGGATGATTTAATTGCGCGCAAAGCTGGGCGGCGTGTTCGATGGAATGCAGGTAATCGCTCTCGTAGCGGTTCACGGGCTCGATGAGAAAAGTCACGCCACGCGCTTTAGCCGCATCACCCAACGCCGGAAGCTGTTCGAGAAACAAATCATCCTGCTGGGTGCGATCTTTCAGACGCTCAGGATTATCCTGGATCAGGACCGGCGGGATGTTGAAGAGGTGCGCTTTGAATTCCGCGCAGATGTCGAGCAGACGCAGGATGCTATCATGGCATTTTTGTCGCACTGCTGCATTAGGGTTGAGCAAAGAACCTTCAAAGCCGAGTGAGAGACTGACAAAGGGCAGTGGGCTGTCTTTCTGGAAAGCACGCGCTTCATCTAGCCAAGACTTGAGGAAGCGTCCGGGCAGGGCGATACCCGCAAAGCCAAAGCGCTGCGCGTTGATGACTTTCTCGGCGACACTCTCGCCGGGTAATACTTCCAGACGGCAAGTGATGGGTGGTGTGAACGACATGGGATGGTTGTAATGCAAAGCTAAGAAAATGAAAGCTGAGGAATTGAACGACGAAGCGTAAGGCTCGTGCTGCCGGATTCCAGCCGGCAGTAAGGTGGCGAACGTCGAAACCCTGCGGCTATAGGAAGCGCAGGTTTATGATCCGCTGGTCCCAATCCAGAGAATGCTCTTGATCTGCCGGCTGGAATCCGGCAGCACATTGGCCTGTCCCACTACGCCTTGCCATTCTGGCTGGGCTTGGCTAGAACTCACGCCGTCAGTTTCTTCGACGCATGCAAGATATCTCCGGCAAAGTGTTCGCTTTGTCGTCGCAAATTGAAGTTCGTGATTTGCCCGACGGCACCCGCCTGCTCAAACAGCTCGCCCGCATCGAATACCTCGCGCTGAATGCGGCGCAGCAAAACATCCTGAAACTCTTCGATGGCCGCCGGACGGTGGAAGCCATTTTACATGGGGTATTGCAGCAACAAGGTCACCCGGACATCCGCGGTTTCTATGATCTGGTGCTGACAGCGATTAATCGCGGCTTCCTGATCGAAATCGGAACTGAAGATGCCACGACCTTTTTCACGCGTAAGATCGGACGCTCGCAACGGGTCTGGAACGGTCTGGCGGCAGCCGTCTTGATCACGGTGTTGGGCGGTTGGGCGCTCGCAGTGGGTAAATGGCGCCCGGTCACGGAACTGAATGGTTGGTTTCAGGTGCTGCTTTTCGTATCGCTGGGGCTTTCGCTCAGCAGTGCTTGGGCGGCAGCGGCTTTGGATGCCTTTGGCCGTTCCGTCTATCAGCCGCGTTTCCGGCTGGACCGGCTCATCCCTTTCTTCTCCATCGATACCCGTGATGCTTTCATGGGCGGGCGCGTGTGTGAGGTGAGTGTGGCGGCGCAAGCCTTGGCCGCACCTTTCTTGCTGGCAGCTTTCGCATGGCTCACGGGTTCAGATGCTGCGCTGCTCGGCAGTGCTTTAACGGCGGTGATACTTGGCTCGCCTTTCGGACCCACACCCGCTCACACGTTGCTGCATGCGCTGTTGCGGAAGGAGTATGAACTGCCGCGTTGTGCCGATCAGTTTCTGAATACGAAGCTGCTCGCGGTCATCTTTGACTGGAAGACAAAGCTGCAGGAGGAACGTTACTTTCTCGGCTATTGCACGTATGCGATTCTCTGGCTCGGTGTCACTTTCCGTTTTGCAAACAAGCTCATGGCCGAGCATGGCCGTTTTGTTTCTCAACAACTGAGCCAGCGTCGTCCGGGTGAGGAAACATCGCTTTCTTTGGTAGTGTTCTGGCTGCTCGCTATCGTCCTGATCGCCATCGTTGCTTATTTGGTGTGGCTGGTTTTGCGCGGTATCTATCGGGCAGTTGCTCCCAAGTTGTTTGATGCGGAATCAAAGATCCGGCAGTCATCGGCCACCGCTTTACGGCCATCGGACAAGGACTTGGTCACCTTTCTCGGAGAGTCGCTGCTCTGTGCGGAATTGAATCCCGAAGCCCGTGGTGAGTTGGCGAAGGCGATGCAATACGCCTTGGTGGAAGAGGGGGCGACGATCATCCGCGAGCGTGATGTCGGTGAATCCATGTTCATCGTCTATCGCGGGACGGTGGAGGTGCTGAAGGAAGAGGAGTCTGGACGTGAACGACCGGTGGCGAAACTCGCGAGAGGCGATGCCTTCGGTGAGATCGCCTTGCTGGATAAAGTGCCGCGCACCAGTTCGGTCAAGGCGCTGGAGAAGACCGCGTTGCTGGTGCTGGCCCGGCCAGATTTCGAACGGATTCTGGTCAATACACTCGGCTCAGCACAGATCAAGACGCTCATCCAAGTGTCTGCATTTCTGCGGCGCAATGCGCTCTTTGCCCGTTGGCATCCTCCGGCCCTTTTCCAGATTTCCAAGGAATTCGTTTTGCAAGAGTGCGCTGCGGGACAGGTGATTCTTAAGGCCGGTCAGATCAATGACGTGTTCTACATGGTCTATGATGGGGAATTCACTGTGGTCTTGCGTGGTGAAAAGCTGGCGATTCTGAAAGCGGGCGATTTTTGTGGTGAGATCAGCCTGTTGAAGAACATTCCCGCAACGGCGGATGTCATCGCCTCGGAAAAAGCCCGTTGCCTGCGCTTGGAGAAGGACAGCTTCCTGCGCCTAGTCAGCAAGGATTTCCTTACGGGACTGGCAATCGAATCCACGGTGACCGCGCGGCGCGATGAGCAGGGGAGGGAGGCATGAGCTTCTTCCGCATATTACCGATCATCGCGATCGGAGCGGCAGTGTGGCTGGGAAAAGATGCCTTCAAGGAAAACTTGGATGTCGTGGGCAAGGTGCAGAATGCCACGACGTCTGGCCTGGAAGTGGACGCTATTTGCGATCTGGTGGTTACGGAGTTTCTGGAGGAAGGGCGGTTGCCTGCGGATGATTTCAGTAAATTCCTAGCATCCAATTCGCAAACAGGAAAGGGGCAGGGGACGCGGGATCGCTCGAAGGATCCGTGGGGCAATGCCTATAAGCTGAAGGTGCAAATGTATGCGTTTGAGGTATCCAGTGCCGGACCTGATGCACAATGGGGAACAGAGGATGACATCCGAGCGGCGCGTTCGGTGAAGGAGATGCCAGGTGGATTAGGCGTCACGCCAGAAGCATATAACAAAGCGAAAGCAGTCGCTACCACGACACCGCCTGCTCCTGTTGTTGTGCCACGTAATATCAATCCTGCGAAACAAACGGCGGAGGAGACGGAATTGAAGGTATTGGATTTTCAGAGGCAGCAGGCGGAGAAAGGTTCGGGCTACGCGCAGTATCAGTTAGGGTTACGCTATCTGGAAGGGCGTGGCGTGGAACTGGATGCTACCAAGGGCCGCGAATGGCTGGAGAAGGCGGCGCAGAATGGGAATGCGGATGCTATTAAAAAGCTATCGGCTTTGGATACAGCAGGTAAAAAGTAGAGCGGTTGGTGCTCTACTTTTTATCCAATAAACGGCGGTGGATCTCGTAATCGTCCAAGAATTTTATCTGATGGCGTGTTTCAATGGCAGCAGGCTCTGCAGCACGCACCTTCAACAAGGCTGAGGTGGCATCCATTCCTTTAGCGACGAGATACGCGCCTAACATCGTGCCCGTGCGTCCCAAGCCAGCATAGCAATGCACCGCGACAGCCTGACCAGACTGACGGTGAGAATCGACAAAGCGGACAAACTGATCTGCCTGTGAAAAATCAGGAGCGTGACCATCGGGAATCGGAAGGCAAAGGTAGTTGAGGCCAGCGGCTGCATACACGACCGTATCAGAGGGAATATTCAAGAGTGATACGACACCGCGTATGCCTGCATCATTCAGCACGGGCAATTCATCGGCGTAAGCTCGTAATGCACCGCCGGAATTTAGACGGCGCTCTGGGTGGAGAAAAGGCATGGGCATGCCGGCCAGAGCGTTTGGAATGAGCCACCAGAGCAGGTTTCTATCAGGGGCTTCGTTCATGGAGAAATCGTTAGCTTCTGACGGGTTTAAACGCAAGCGGTCACCGTTGATTGGCATTACACATTCCCGCCCAGTTTCCAATGGGCTTTAGATATTGGCAGAGCTATTCTGGCGCTGACATATGCCAGAGCTTACGCCCAAGAATTTCTTTGAACGGCAGGAAGAGGCACGGGCCAGCAGCGTGCGTCTCATACCGCTGTTCTTTCTGGCGATCCTTGGTGTCATTGCTGCTGTCTATGCCGTTTATACAGGGTTGGCATTTCTGCTCGGTGGCTTCCTTCACTTTTGGAAGGGCGTGTTTCGTGATGATGCCGTTTTCCATTTCCAATTCTGGAGTGCGGACCGGGCTATCGTCATCGCGCTAGTTGTGTTGGTGCTGTTTCTTTTCAATAGCATCCGCAAGACGCGGCAGTTGCGTGAAGGTGGGCGGGCTGTGGCGAGCTTGTTGAGGGCCAAGCGGGTGAACCCAGGGACGGAAGAGCCGGGTCAGCGGCGATTGCTGAATGTGGTGGAGGAGATGTCGGTGGCTTCGGGCATTCCCGTGCCGGATGTTTACATCTTGGAACGCGAGCCATCCATCAATGCTTTCGTGGCTGGGCATTCGGTGGATGATATGATTGTGGGGGTGACGTGTGGGGCGGTGAAATATCTCTCACGGGATGAGTTGCAGGGCATCATCGCTCATGAATACAGCCACATCTTCAATGGCGACATGGCGCTGAAGATGCGCCTGATGGGCTGGGTGCACGGTCTCTTTGCGGTGACGGCCATCGCGGACTGGGTGATGGACCGGCGCAATGCCAGCTTTGACCGTGAGTTCGCCAATACCGGTGAGGTGAAGCTCTACGGCGGGCAGATGTTTTTGGACATAGGCATCTCCATCGTGGGGTTCATCCTCAGCTTCATCGGCTGGCATGGGGCCGTGTTTGGGCGGATGATCAAAGCGGCGGTATCCCGCCAGCGCGAGCATCTGGCGGATGCGGCGGCAGTGCAATACACGCGCTATCCGGAAGGACTGGCGGGCGCCTTCGAGAAAGTGCAGCAGTGGCCGGATGGTGCCAAGGTGGTCTGCCCGCATGCGGAAGAGGCGAGTCACATGTTCTTTGCCGATGCGTTGCAGGGCGATCAGTTCTTCCTCTTTCTTTCCACGCACCCGCCAATCAGTGAGCGGATCAACCGGGTGCGTAATATGATGGGGCGGGTACCATCTCATGCGGAGATTGCCAAAAAAGAGACCGAGGCGATGCGGCTGGAGGAAAGCAAAGAGAAGGCGCTCAAGCCCAAAGCCAGCATCAC
Encoded proteins:
- a CDS encoding nucleoside hydrolase-like domain-containing protein, whose protein sequence is MKRFLLITLLCLFSWMAQAADAKPRLLVLTDIGGDPDDQQSMIRLLLYANEFEIEGLIASASGTPGELKEKVTKPELIRQLINAYGQVQPNLIKHAERYPTAEHLLSLVKSGNPNRGRDAIGEGKDNEGSRWLIAMVDKQDTRPLNISIWGGQTDFAQALWRVRKDRGVEGYQKFISKLRIYDINDQDKIVDWIFAEFPGLWYILAQAPTGQDKRTGTYRGVYLGGDESLTSPEWINQHVKENHGPLGALYPMKTYTAPNPHKTMKEGDTPSWFYFLANGLSDAAHPEWGGWGGRFKVETNSIYRDVADSLNGTTEPRVSVWRWRPAFQNDFAARMDWCAKDFAEANHAPQITINGAKDTSPLKLSAKPGETVALKASATDPDQNTLTYKWWIYPEASTHTSAKIDQSHLAIANLSIPENATSGDIHILLEVIDNGSPALTAYRRVIVSVKR
- a CDS encoding sugar phosphate isomerase/epimerase family protein gives rise to the protein MSFTPPITCRLEVLPGESVAEKVINAQRFGFAGIALPGRFLKSWLDEARAFQKDSPLPFVSLSLGFEGSLLNPNAAVRQKCHDSILRLLDICAEFKAHLFNIPPVLIQDNPERLKDRTQQDDLFLEQLPALGDAAKARGVTFLIEPVNRYESDYLHSIEHAAQLCAQLNHPAIALTADFYHMQLEELHADAALTKAGVWTKHVHVAENTRVEPGPGTLNFSPGFKALKQLGYRGLIEVECRTLSGSGDEVLPKSVVYLQKLWQTT
- a CDS encoding cyclic nucleotide-binding domain-containing protein, translated to MQDISGKVFALSSQIEVRDLPDGTRLLKQLARIEYLALNAAQQNILKLFDGRRTVEAILHGVLQQQGHPDIRGFYDLVLTAINRGFLIEIGTEDATTFFTRKIGRSQRVWNGLAAAVLITVLGGWALAVGKWRPVTELNGWFQVLLFVSLGLSLSSAWAAAALDAFGRSVYQPRFRLDRLIPFFSIDTRDAFMGGRVCEVSVAAQALAAPFLLAAFAWLTGSDAALLGSALTAVILGSPFGPTPAHTLLHALLRKEYELPRCADQFLNTKLLAVIFDWKTKLQEERYFLGYCTYAILWLGVTFRFANKLMAEHGRFVSQQLSQRRPGEETSLSLVVFWLLAIVLIAIVAYLVWLVLRGIYRAVAPKLFDAESKIRQSSATALRPSDKDLVTFLGESLLCAELNPEARGELAKAMQYALVEEGATIIRERDVGESMFIVYRGTVEVLKEEESGRERPVAKLARGDAFGEIALLDKVPRTSSVKALEKTALLVLARPDFERILVNTLGSAQIKTLIQVSAFLRRNALFARWHPPALFQISKEFVLQECAAGQVILKAGQINDVFYMVYDGEFTVVLRGEKLAILKAGDFCGEISLLKNIPATADVIASEKARCLRLEKDSFLRLVSKDFLTGLAIESTVTARRDEQGREA
- a CDS encoding dual specificity protein phosphatase family protein, with amino-acid sequence MNEAPDRNLLWWLIPNALAGMPMPFLHPERRLNSGGALRAYADELPVLNDAGIRGVVSLLNIPSDTVVYAAAGLNYLCLPIPDGHAPDFSQADQFVRFVDSHRQSGQAVAVHCYAGLGRTGTMLGAYLVAKGMDATSALLKVRAAEPAAIETRHQIKFLDDYEIHRRLLDKK
- a CDS encoding M48 family metalloprotease, with translation MPELTPKNFFERQEEARASSVRLIPLFFLAILGVIAAVYAVYTGLAFLLGGFLHFWKGVFRDDAVFHFQFWSADRAIVIALVVLVLFLFNSIRKTRQLREGGRAVASLLRAKRVNPGTEEPGQRRLLNVVEEMSVASGIPVPDVYILEREPSINAFVAGHSVDDMIVGVTCGAVKYLSRDELQGIIAHEYSHIFNGDMALKMRLMGWVHGLFAVTAIADWVMDRRNASFDREFANTGEVKLYGGQMFLDIGISIVGFILSFIGWHGAVFGRMIKAAVSRQREHLADAAAVQYTRYPEGLAGAFEKVQQWPDGAKVVCPHAEEASHMFFADALQGDQFFLFLSTHPPISERINRVRNMMGRVPSHAEIAKKETEAMRLEESKEKALKPKASITVQRPPILQQLSQDLPLPPVVTSATEALAQVGMPMAEHLVFATKLLESLPEELKSAAHDTERAKALMFALLLSSDPSVRTLQLESVKQAENEAAVTQTARLHELVAKLPAHARIPLVELALPALRGLNAEAYRTFDQLIRKLVMADQELDVFEFALQHILRRHMGAHFLGKPSADIRYHTVKALAGDVSVLLSALASVGPPAWRQEAFDKGVKSINSTQFALRLLPADQCSLNTLEAALNNIREAGPSVKRVILQASVAVVAADDQIHPAEGELLRAVADALDCPMPPLVNGAQTS